The Lacipirellula parvula genome window below encodes:
- a CDS encoding PEP-CTERM sorting domain-containing protein (PEP-CTERM proteins occur, often in large numbers, in the proteomes of bacteria that also encode an exosortase, a predicted intramembrane cysteine proteinase. The presence of a PEP-CTERM domain at a protein's C-terminus predicts cleavage within the sorting domain, followed by covalent anchoring to some some component of the (usually Gram-negative) cell surface. Many PEP-CTERM proteins exhibit an unusual sequence composition that includes large numbers of potential glycosylation sites. Expression of one such protein has been shown restore the ability of a bacterium to form floc, a type of biofilm.): MKRLPIASLACSVALFASSAGAATFNGVSHDITDFANGSEVSTRGTLVDAVNLLNANVDGVGVSTTVHGVLFKGTQPGAYHEGAESFGEASFVYHGGDAYADSNLWSSGGAYDTLADSQVYNVDNGTVNFGDGYGVINLVPGQLYELQVFMLDDRSGVSKTFPLQFQQAAFTGVFDELDQNMPAVEIGYMEGITIGGNGVTQANGEIATITFSIDPGYNGLLVNTWSSGAFNGMQLRTVDALPGDLDHSGAVDGADFLVWQRGYGTQYTQADLNDIKANFGTPQGAIAVASVPEPAAAVLVASAGIAGWAARRRRS; this comes from the coding sequence ATGAAACGGCTCCCCATCGCCAGTCTGGCATGCAGCGTCGCGCTCTTTGCATCTTCGGCCGGAGCAGCGACGTTCAACGGCGTCTCGCACGATATCACCGACTTTGCGAATGGGTCGGAAGTCTCGACCCGGGGCACGCTCGTTGACGCGGTCAATCTGCTCAATGCTAACGTCGACGGCGTCGGCGTCAGCACTACGGTCCATGGCGTGCTGTTCAAGGGAACGCAGCCTGGCGCCTACCACGAAGGAGCGGAGTCGTTCGGCGAAGCGTCATTCGTCTACCACGGCGGCGACGCCTACGCGGACTCGAATCTGTGGAGCTCCGGCGGAGCCTACGACACGCTCGCCGACTCGCAGGTCTACAACGTCGACAACGGCACCGTGAACTTCGGCGACGGTTACGGCGTCATCAATCTCGTTCCCGGCCAGTTGTACGAACTGCAAGTCTTCATGCTCGACGACCGGTCGGGCGTGAGCAAAACGTTCCCGCTGCAGTTTCAGCAAGCGGCGTTCACCGGCGTCTTCGATGAGCTCGATCAGAACATGCCGGCGGTCGAAATTGGCTATATGGAAGGGATCACGATCGGCGGCAACGGCGTCACTCAAGCCAACGGCGAGATCGCCACGATCACGTTCTCAATCGATCCCGGCTACAACGGCTTGCTGGTGAATACTTGGAGCTCAGGCGCTTTCAACGGGATGCAGTTGCGGACGGTCGACGCACTTCCAGGCGACCTCGATCACAGCGGCGCCGTCGACGGCGCCGACTTTCTGGTTTGGCAGCGCGGCTACGGCACGCAGTACACGCAAGCCGATCTCAATGACATCAAAGCGAACTTTGGCACGCCGCAGGGGGCGATTGCCGTGGCGAGCGTTCCCGAGCCGGCGGCAGCTGTGCTGGTTGCGAGTGCGGGAATTGCGGGCTGGGCGGCACGCCGTCGGCGCTCCTGA
- a CDS encoding glycoside hydrolase family 97 protein, whose translation MVALLIATPLAGAAEWELTSPAGSLQVRVTQSDNLQYAVSLRGQEIIAPSTINLKVEGTGPISAGQPQVDRRSVKETIEFVVARKYRERDVAYEELKLTFAHGAVVFRAYDEAIAYRWETSLPGEIVVTNEQAEFVFPGDPEAWFPEEESVNSHQERVYKHLKLGEISSDRFCSTGVLIGLGENRKVYISESDLRSYPGMFLHGLGNGKIGLAGKFAGYALESNALNDRDVPVTKAAEYLAKTEGTRTFPWRVMLVTEKDSELLESEIIFQLAPPLAIEDPSWIVPGKAAWEWWNSINITGVDFRAGVNTESYKYYIDFAAEHGLKYIVLDEGWSQATNDLLTPHADVNLPELVEYGKQKGVGVVLWVVWKTLDEQLEPALDYFQKLGVAGIKVDFMQRDDQQMVEFYHRVAAAAAKRRLLVDFHGAFKPTGLHRAYPNVMSYEGVTGLEQYKWGNEITNPEQELTLPFIRMVAGPMDYTPGALSNANQESWRWNVGHPMSLGTRCHQLAMFVVYESPLQMLADSPSRYRQEADAMRFLSVVPTVWDDTRVLDAKVSDYVVVARRSGDAWFLGAMTDWSPRELEVGLDFLPAGKFRLESWADGANADRSGEDVRCDSRDVDSQSTLKLRLAPAGGWIGIIRPLDGSHAPEADVAK comes from the coding sequence GTGGTCGCGTTGCTCATCGCGACGCCGTTGGCAGGCGCCGCGGAGTGGGAACTGACGTCGCCCGCCGGTAGCCTTCAAGTTCGCGTCACGCAGAGCGACAATCTCCAGTACGCAGTTTCTCTGCGGGGGCAAGAGATTATTGCTCCTTCGACCATCAACCTGAAAGTCGAAGGAACCGGTCCCATCAGCGCCGGCCAGCCTCAGGTCGACAGACGCAGCGTGAAGGAGACGATCGAATTCGTCGTCGCGCGCAAGTACCGCGAGCGCGACGTCGCGTACGAAGAACTGAAACTCACTTTCGCCCACGGCGCGGTCGTGTTTCGAGCCTACGACGAAGCCATCGCATACCGCTGGGAAACATCGCTTCCCGGCGAGATTGTCGTTACTAACGAGCAGGCGGAATTCGTATTCCCTGGCGATCCCGAGGCTTGGTTCCCCGAAGAAGAGTCGGTCAACAGCCATCAAGAACGCGTTTACAAGCATCTGAAGCTTGGCGAAATTAGCTCCGACCGCTTCTGTTCGACGGGCGTGCTTATCGGGCTGGGCGAGAATCGCAAGGTCTATATCTCTGAGTCCGACTTACGTTCCTACCCTGGGATGTTCCTCCACGGCCTGGGAAACGGCAAGATCGGACTCGCCGGCAAGTTTGCCGGTTATGCTCTCGAATCGAATGCGCTGAATGACCGCGATGTTCCGGTCACCAAGGCGGCTGAATATCTCGCGAAGACCGAGGGCACGCGCACCTTTCCCTGGCGCGTGATGCTGGTTACGGAGAAAGATTCGGAACTGCTCGAGTCCGAGATCATCTTCCAACTAGCTCCGCCGCTAGCAATCGAAGATCCTTCGTGGATCGTTCCGGGGAAGGCGGCCTGGGAGTGGTGGAACTCTATCAATATCACCGGCGTCGATTTCCGTGCCGGCGTTAACACCGAAAGTTACAAATACTACATCGACTTCGCCGCCGAGCATGGCCTGAAGTACATCGTACTCGACGAGGGGTGGAGTCAAGCGACCAATGATTTGCTGACGCCTCACGCCGACGTCAATCTTCCGGAACTCGTCGAGTATGGGAAGCAGAAGGGAGTCGGCGTCGTCTTATGGGTAGTTTGGAAGACGCTCGACGAGCAGTTGGAGCCAGCGCTCGACTACTTCCAAAAGCTCGGCGTAGCCGGAATCAAAGTCGACTTCATGCAGCGCGACGACCAGCAAATGGTCGAGTTCTACCATCGCGTCGCCGCAGCCGCCGCCAAGCGTCGCTTGCTCGTCGATTTCCATGGAGCGTTCAAGCCCACGGGACTCCACCGTGCGTACCCCAATGTGATGTCGTACGAAGGAGTCACCGGCCTGGAACAATATAAGTGGGGCAACGAAATCACCAATCCCGAGCAGGAGTTGACGTTGCCGTTCATCCGCATGGTGGCGGGCCCCATGGACTACACGCCAGGCGCGCTCAGCAACGCAAACCAGGAAAGTTGGCGCTGGAACGTCGGCCACCCGATGAGCCTCGGAACCCGTTGCCATCAGCTGGCCATGTTCGTGGTTTATGAGAGCCCGTTGCAAATGCTCGCCGATAGCCCCAGCCGCTATCGGCAAGAGGCCGACGCGATGCGATTTCTCTCCGTCGTGCCGACGGTATGGGACGACACGCGCGTCCTCGACGCTAAAGTCTCTGATTACGTCGTCGTCGCGCGACGCTCGGGCGATGCGTGGTTTCTGGGCGCGATGACCGATTGGAGCCCGCGAGAATTGGAAGTGGGGCTCGACTTCCTGCCCGCAGGAAAGTTCCGTCTGGAATCCTGGGCCGACGGCGCGAACGCCGATCGCAGCGGCGAAGACGTTCGCTGCGATTCGCGAGATGTTGACTCCCAATCAACTCTCAAGCTACGTCTAGCGCCCGCCGGCGGGTGGATCGGAATCATTCGACCACTAGATGGATCGCATGCTCCTGAGGCAGACGTCGCCAAGTAA
- a CDS encoding PEP-CTERM sorting domain-containing protein, translated as MFTRSDNYTTKEFRIAVLDENLVEVGSRTVAVADPKSSTSDYDHLIDVSGLTGRYLRLETTQNDFLAFAEFRAFAAVPEPATGVLALAGVAAMACRRRAR; from the coding sequence CTGTTCACTCGCAGCGACAACTACACCACGAAGGAGTTTCGCATCGCCGTCCTCGACGAGAACCTAGTCGAAGTCGGATCTAGAACAGTCGCGGTCGCCGATCCTAAGAGTTCCACGTCCGACTACGATCATCTGATCGACGTCAGCGGCCTCACCGGACGCTATTTGCGATTGGAAACGACTCAAAACGACTTTCTGGCCTTCGCGGAATTCAGGGCGTTTGCCGCAGTCCCTGAACCCGCAACCGGCGTCTTAGCGTTGGCAGGTGTCGCGGCAATGGCATGTCGTCGGCGGGCGCGTTAG
- a CDS encoding DUF1559 domain-containing protein yields MLGVEQGNRPSAKFHPVVPAPGFTLVELLVVIAIIGVLVALLLPAVQAAREAARRAQCVNNLKNLALGNLNHESAMKIFPRSYDGFGGSSPKATPAKENGSSWIVSTFPYMEQQALYDQFKSAQAFEGRFDANNGAMSGSQGGIGRNTPAMRELMRTPLDIIRCPSDDSSLAPSETQYQWSNNEGTSGVPVTTTNYKGNAGNAWCYGRWFGNRDENPSTAPISGILFRANYVTPVSVKQITDGTSNTFLIGEDLPEQNAHSVAYYSNGSWMATDAEINYLPEPPIPRKYEDVYGFRSRHAGGAQFAMADGSVRFYEGSIDYKLYQALSTKAGDEAAN; encoded by the coding sequence ATGTTGGGAGTAGAGCAAGGCAATCGACCTTCAGCCAAATTCCACCCAGTCGTTCCGGCGCCTGGGTTCACGCTTGTCGAATTGCTTGTCGTGATCGCGATTATCGGCGTCCTCGTGGCGTTGCTGCTGCCAGCCGTCCAAGCAGCTCGCGAAGCTGCGCGACGTGCGCAGTGCGTGAACAACTTGAAAAACTTAGCTCTCGGAAATCTGAATCACGAAAGTGCGATGAAGATCTTTCCGCGGAGCTACGACGGTTTTGGCGGCTCTTCGCCGAAGGCGACGCCGGCGAAGGAAAATGGTTCGAGTTGGATCGTGTCGACGTTCCCTTACATGGAACAGCAGGCGCTGTACGACCAATTCAAGAGTGCGCAAGCGTTTGAGGGGCGATTTGACGCCAACAATGGAGCGATGTCCGGCAGTCAAGGCGGTATTGGCCGCAATACTCCTGCCATGCGGGAGTTGATGCGAACTCCGCTCGACATCATCCGCTGCCCATCCGACGACTCGTCGCTCGCCCCCAGCGAGACGCAGTACCAGTGGAGCAACAACGAAGGCACGTCTGGCGTCCCTGTAACGACGACCAACTACAAGGGCAACGCCGGCAATGCGTGGTGCTACGGTCGCTGGTTTGGGAACCGCGATGAGAATCCTTCGACGGCCCCCATTAGCGGCATCCTATTTCGCGCCAACTACGTTACGCCCGTGTCGGTGAAGCAAATTACGGACGGAACCTCCAACACGTTTCTCATCGGCGAGGACTTGCCGGAACAAAACGCTCACTCGGTCGCCTACTACTCCAACGGGTCGTGGATGGCGACGGACGCGGAAATCAATTACCTCCCCGAGCCGCCAATCCCGCGCAAGTACGAAGACGTGTACGGTTTTCGCAGTCGCCATGCCGGGGGCGCTCAGTTCGCCATGGCCGACGGCAGCGTGCGATTCTACGAAGGGAGCATCGACTACAAGCTGTACCAGGCGCTCTCGACGAAAGCGGGCGATGAAGCGGCCAATTGA
- a CDS encoding DUF1559 domain-containing protein, giving the protein MKDDSMQRQELRSQSGFTLVELLVVIAIIGVLVALLLPAVQAAREAARRSQCTNNMKQAALRMLNYESQKGQLPRGTYNYIDSTGGGTAPPYGKFDGVTSTGTGDDKGDRRCWFQDLLPFIEQQQLSAGFESFANTKQPWGGYPTAYDFKACATIVSSLVCPSDPISPKIKTAHPSNVAATQGFSGNFVACAGSYYENQLRPDLGDAATVNSNSKLASSKVDGMLVGGANIKLKQCLDGTSNTALLSEIRLVEDANGNDARGRYYNPAHGGVLFTTLEPPNSARGDEVSWATSANDVSQAPLNEQGAGSPYFMTARSYHAGIVNLAKADGSITTVSENVDQQLYQALGSRDRGDIN; this is encoded by the coding sequence TTGAAGGACGATTCCATGCAGCGGCAGGAACTTCGATCGCAGTCAGGATTCACCCTCGTCGAACTGCTGGTTGTCATCGCCATTATCGGCGTGTTGGTCGCGTTGTTGCTGCCGGCCGTGCAAGCAGCCCGTGAAGCAGCGCGGCGTTCGCAGTGCACGAACAATATGAAGCAGGCCGCCCTCCGCATGTTGAACTACGAGTCGCAAAAAGGGCAACTGCCGCGCGGGACGTACAATTACATCGATAGCACCGGTGGCGGCACTGCGCCTCCCTACGGAAAATTCGATGGCGTCACTTCTACGGGAACCGGCGACGACAAGGGAGATCGCCGCTGCTGGTTCCAGGATCTGCTGCCGTTTATCGAGCAGCAGCAGTTGTCCGCCGGATTCGAGAGCTTCGCCAATACAAAGCAACCTTGGGGCGGCTACCCAACAGCCTACGACTTCAAGGCCTGCGCGACGATCGTCAGTTCGCTCGTCTGTCCCTCTGACCCAATCTCACCCAAGATCAAAACGGCGCACCCCAGCAACGTAGCGGCGACGCAAGGCTTTTCAGGAAACTTTGTCGCGTGCGCAGGCAGCTACTACGAAAACCAACTGCGACCCGATCTCGGCGACGCAGCGACTGTGAACAGCAATTCCAAGCTTGCCAGCTCGAAAGTTGACGGCATGCTCGTCGGCGGGGCGAACATCAAATTGAAGCAGTGCCTCGACGGCACTTCAAACACCGCGCTACTCTCAGAAATCCGCTTAGTCGAAGATGCGAACGGCAACGACGCCCGCGGCCGGTACTACAATCCGGCCCACGGCGGCGTGTTATTTACGACGCTTGAACCGCCGAACTCCGCACGCGGCGACGAGGTTTCTTGGGCCACGTCTGCCAATGACGTCTCGCAGGCGCCGCTGAACGAGCAGGGCGCCGGCAGCCCCTATTTCATGACGGCTCGCAGCTACCACGCTGGAATCGTCAACCTCGCGAAAGCCGATGGATCGATCACGACTGTGTCGGAGAACGTCGACCAACAGCTCTATCAAGCCCTCGGCAGTCGTGATCGCGGCGATATCAACTAG
- a CDS encoding discoidin domain-containing protein, whose product MKCKFVAAALLAAFTAVDLAVAGPTTTNLSIGATAMATPADYGGIANRAIDGNRDGAFWNGSVYYSQSGTSPLFYEVDLGTANYIERVQLLRRTDEDHNTIGDIRLTIFEDDGAGGHGAVSFQQDYLASYLQVGTWGTTDPGIAVPGGAHARHVRLERIDPAYGNRWLAITEFEIIGSPNPLVHTAANNIAAGKPVTVTSSAGYGSVPGSGNDGNIDATFGVPGNPVYHSAEWGVGVFLAGRPASRIRARLPGTVHSQRQLHHEGVSHRRPRREPSRSRI is encoded by the coding sequence ATGAAATGTAAGTTCGTTGCCGCCGCATTGTTAGCGGCGTTCACCGCAGTCGATCTCGCGGTCGCCGGGCCGACCACGACGAATCTTTCAATCGGCGCGACCGCGATGGCGACCCCGGCGGATTACGGCGGCATTGCCAATCGCGCGATCGACGGCAATCGCGACGGAGCCTTCTGGAACGGCTCCGTCTACTACTCGCAGAGCGGCACGAGCCCGCTGTTCTACGAAGTCGATCTCGGCACGGCGAATTACATTGAGCGCGTTCAACTGCTGCGCCGCACCGACGAAGACCACAATACGATCGGCGACATTCGCCTCACCATTTTTGAGGACGACGGAGCTGGCGGACATGGCGCCGTGAGTTTCCAGCAAGACTATCTCGCGTCCTATCTGCAGGTCGGCACTTGGGGAACGACCGATCCCGGCATCGCCGTTCCGGGCGGCGCACACGCGCGGCATGTTCGCCTCGAGCGCATCGACCCCGCCTACGGCAATCGTTGGTTGGCGATTACCGAATTCGAAATCATTGGCTCGCCCAACCCGCTCGTACACACCGCCGCAAACAACATCGCTGCCGGCAAGCCAGTCACTGTCACCTCGTCTGCTGGCTACGGCTCGGTTCCCGGCAGCGGCAACGACGGTAACATCGACGCCACCTTCGGCGTGCCTGGGAATCCGGTCTACCATTCCGCGGAGTGGGGCGTCGGCGTTTTTTTGGCAGGTCGACCTGCAAGCAGAATACGCGCTCGACTACCTGGAACTGTTCACTCGCAGCGACAACTACACCACGAAGGAGTTTCGCATCGCCGTCCTCGACGAGAACCTAGTCGAAGTCGGATCTAG
- a CDS encoding carboxypeptidase-like regulatory domain-containing protein, with amino-acid sequence MFVNSQPAEGVLRLRSVARCALAIIVIGIAGCSDANFSTVSGRVSLNGASLDGGAITFIPEAAGPLAYGNVAPDGTYSLQSSGGVEGLRPGNYTATVSYRSGRPSPGMTLAQIQALEKVPISYTTPETSDLKKEVKAGDNQIDLELVSKS; translated from the coding sequence ATGTTTGTGAATTCTCAGCCTGCGGAAGGCGTGCTCCGGCTTCGATCCGTAGCTCGTTGCGCGCTGGCAATCATTGTCATCGGGATCGCTGGGTGCAGCGACGCCAACTTTTCTACAGTCAGCGGACGCGTGTCGCTGAATGGCGCCTCGCTTGACGGCGGAGCTATCACTTTCATTCCCGAAGCGGCTGGACCTCTTGCCTACGGGAATGTGGCGCCAGACGGCACCTACTCGCTGCAATCTTCCGGCGGCGTCGAAGGTCTGCGCCCTGGCAACTATACCGCGACCGTTTCGTACCGCAGCGGCCGACCATCGCCTGGAATGACCCTCGCACAGATTCAGGCGTTGGAGAAAGTGCCTATCAGCTACACGACGCCGGAAACGTCGGACCTGAAGAAGGAAGTGAAGGCTGGTGACAATCAGATTGATCTGGAACTAGTATCGAAATCCTGA